In Mobula hypostoma chromosome 10, sMobHyp1.1, whole genome shotgun sequence, a single genomic region encodes these proteins:
- the vbp1 gene encoding prefoldin subunit 3, producing the protein MATTSGSGDSNAASSRKHLGIPQAVFVEDVIAFMKQPGNETADLVLRRLDEQYQKYKFMELNLSQKKRRLKSQIPEIKQTLEILKHMQKKKDSTDPMETMFLLADNLYAKASVPPTDKVCLWLGANVMLEYDIDEARALLEKNLTTATRNLEGLEEDLDFLRDQFTTTEVNMARVYNWDVKRRSSEAASKSSA; encoded by the exons ATGGCGACTACCAGTGGGAGCGGCGATAGCAACGCGGCTTCGAGCCGTAAACACCTCGGCATTCCTCAGGCTGTGTTTGTG GAAGATGTTATTGCATTTATGAAGCAACCtggaaatgagacagcagacctTGTGTTGAGGAGGTTAGATGAACAGTACCAGAAATACAAATTCATGGAACTAAATCTATCGCAAAAGAAGAGAAG GCTAAAAAGTCAAATTCCGGAAATTAAACAGACGTTAGAAATCTTAAAACACATGCAGAAGAAAAAG gATTCCACAGATCCAATGGAGACTATGTTTCTCCTGGCAGACAATTTGTATGCTAAAGCATCGGTCCCTCCTACGGATAAAGTGTGCTTATGGTTGGGG GCTAATGTAATGCTTGAATATGATATTGATGAAGCTCGAGCATTACTCGAGAAGAATCTAACAACTGCAACTCGTAATCTAGAAGGGCTAGAAGAAGATCTGGATTTCCTTCGTGATCAGTTCACCACCACAGAAGTCA ATATGGCAAGAGTGTATAACTGGGACGTTAAGAGGAGAAGCTCTGAAGCAGCATCAAAAAGCAGTGCATAG